Proteins encoded within one genomic window of Haematospirillum jordaniae:
- a CDS encoding DnaJ domain-containing protein yields the protein MTGGPLGALLGASFGHFFWDRQGVFRAFDPLGFFRIAEVSLRQFQAGTTDTALSAALLILSGHLARLSGWNHERGQMALFRVLSLAPQDRETALALFARGYDMPELPLPLLRGLAVLLDNDPDRADALLAALGAFSACEGKPSATVQEALDTMAAALGRRPGTMPGGTGMGLHEAYSTLGVQNNDDDDTVRKAYRTLLRTNHPDALMARGASAADVAAAGVRMASINAAWDEIARHRGLRR from the coding sequence ATGACCGGGGGACCGCTTGGCGCTCTCTTGGGGGCGTCTTTTGGCCACTTTTTCTGGGACCGCCAAGGCGTCTTCCGCGCCTTTGATCCTCTGGGATTCTTCCGCATTGCCGAAGTGTCCCTGCGCCAGTTCCAGGCCGGAACAACCGACACTGCCCTGTCAGCAGCCCTGCTGATCCTGTCCGGTCATTTGGCCAGGTTGTCTGGCTGGAACCACGAGCGGGGGCAAATGGCCTTGTTCCGGGTCCTGTCATTGGCACCTCAGGACAGAGAAACCGCTCTTGCCCTGTTCGCCCGGGGCTATGATATGCCTGAGCTTCCGCTCCCCCTGCTGCGGGGACTGGCTGTTCTTCTGGACAACGACCCCGACAGGGCCGATGCCCTTCTTGCCGCTTTGGGTGCTTTTTCGGCCTGCGAAGGAAAACCTTCAGCCACAGTTCAGGAAGCGCTGGACACAATGGCAGCTGCCTTGGGACGTCGGCCTGGCACGATGCCCGGCGGTACTGGAATGGGGCTGCATGAAGCCTATTCCACGCTTGGCGTCCAAAATAATGACGACGATGACACGGTGCGCAAGGCCTACCGAACCCTGTTACGCACAAATCATCCCGATGCCCTGATGGCACGGGGTGCAAGCGCGGCCGATGTAGCCGCAGCCGGTGTACGCATGGCGTCCATCAACGCAGCATGGGATGAGATTGCCCGCCATCGTGGCCTGCGTCGTTAA
- the pseC gene encoding UDP-4-amino-4,6-dideoxy-N-acetyl-beta-L-altrosamine transaminase encodes MMGSEPFLPYGRQLIDDDDVEAVVQVLHGDLITTGPVVTHFEHALGQRIGASSVVACSSGTAALHLALLALNLQPGKRDAAIVPSVTFAATANVARFIGLHVVFSDVDPETGLMRDCDLEAALCRARSDGLVPRVVLPVHFAGQSADVPVLVDIASSASCAVVVDAAHALGSQEPGGIPVGSDQSTAHMTCFSFHPVKTITTGEGGAVTTSDPDLGQTLQRLRSHGITREPSAFMNRDMGFTEERANPWYYELQDIGPNYRITDIQCALGLSQLGKLDRFLESRAAQVARYHERLAPMAPLIRPLKNLHRPQTGWHLFVALIDFDAAGTSRAHVMDALHKAGIGTQVHYIPVHTQPYYRQHSPWAELPGAMEYYRRTLSLPLFPGMTVDQVDRVVDTLQSLPELQA; translated from the coding sequence ATGATGGGTTCGGAACCATTTCTACCATATGGGCGCCAACTTATTGACGACGATGATGTTGAAGCCGTCGTGCAGGTCCTGCATGGAGACCTGATCACCACAGGACCAGTTGTCACACACTTTGAGCACGCGCTGGGTCAGCGTATCGGGGCATCATCTGTTGTTGCATGCTCCAGTGGCACTGCAGCCCTGCACCTAGCACTCCTAGCGCTGAACCTGCAACCGGGAAAGCGGGATGCAGCCATTGTTCCCAGCGTTACCTTTGCAGCCACAGCCAATGTCGCCCGTTTTATTGGTCTTCACGTGGTATTTTCCGACGTTGACCCAGAGACTGGTCTGATGCGGGATTGCGATCTGGAAGCCGCCCTATGCCGGGCTCGCTCCGACGGATTGGTTCCCCGCGTTGTCCTGCCTGTCCATTTTGCCGGACAAAGCGCCGATGTTCCGGTTCTGGTTGATATTGCCAGCAGCGCCAGCTGCGCCGTGGTGGTCGATGCCGCCCATGCACTGGGATCGCAGGAACCAGGGGGCATTCCGGTCGGAAGTGACCAAAGCACGGCACACATGACCTGCTTCTCGTTCCATCCCGTAAAAACAATTACCACCGGCGAAGGGGGAGCCGTCACCACCTCAGACCCCGATCTGGGGCAGACGCTGCAGCGTCTGCGCAGTCATGGCATCACACGGGAACCCTCTGCCTTCATGAACAGGGATATGGGATTCACCGAAGAGCGTGCCAATCCATGGTACTATGAACTGCAGGATATCGGCCCAAACTACCGTATTACGGATATCCAGTGCGCCCTTGGTCTGAGCCAGCTTGGCAAGCTGGACCGGTTCCTGGAAAGCAGGGCGGCCCAAGTCGCTCGCTACCACGAGCGACTTGCTCCCATGGCTCCCCTGATCCGTCCACTGAAGAACCTGCACCGTCCACAAACCGGGTGGCATCTTTTTGTTGCCCTGATCGACTTTGACGCTGCCGGGACCAGCCGTGCGCACGTCATGGACGCACTCCACAAGGCCGGTATAGGAACCCAAGTTCATTATATCCCGGTGCATACACAACCCTATTATCGCCAGCATAGTCCATGGGCTGAACTACCGGGTGCCATGGAGTATTATCGCCGCACGCTGTCACTGCCCCTGTTCCCGGGAATGACCGTCGATCAGGTTGACCGCGTTGTTGATACTCTGCAATCCCTGCCGGAGCTGCAGGCTTGA
- a CDS encoding DUF294 nucleotidyltransferase-like domain-containing protein yields the protein MSAFDFSMPPFDLLDTPGREKVARAADIAYFQPGERLTSPDTAQDHLFVIMKGIVTEYDGDTLVTVHGPGDCVGAMTLIRGRASPVCEAQEETLAYTLPRQLLLDLCRSNLPFERYFTASVSERLLARAEARTNRGMAAFMVAKVGDAYLHPPVFADGATGLRDAALMMKKNHATSLLVKHADGRIGILSGSDIREAVLIEQKLLDTPVEQCASFGTITVRADDFLFNAQVIMTKHGVRRLPVLHDGHVIGVLELIDLLGYMSSHSHLVAIQIERADSVDTLDKAARSFDPLLRGLHGSGVKVRFIAEMVSDLSRKLQRRLFQFLAEPELGEKSCLIVMGSEGRGEQMARTDQDNALIVEDSIDPDTLESLCQRFTEGMIQFGWPPCPGNIMVSNPQWRKTCSAFRDNLFQWIDQPNEQSFINLAAFLDAQPVAGSPLLLHSLKEDLFSRVSDSDMFISHFARPVLWFDTPGGGLWNTLLQGGSRSEPLDIKKAGIFPVIHGVRALALQGRIMETNTFDRIDTLRDTGRLDRDLADELVEALQFMMELRLGTSISHKGTDIAGTDTLINPRTLGKLQYDALRDSLAIVRRFRNHLVTRLRLDAF from the coding sequence ATGAGTGCCTTTGATTTTTCCATGCCGCCATTTGACCTTCTGGACACCCCGGGACGGGAGAAAGTGGCGCGCGCAGCCGACATTGCCTACTTCCAGCCCGGTGAACGCCTGACATCGCCAGACACGGCACAAGACCATCTGTTTGTCATCATGAAGGGCATTGTCACGGAATATGACGGTGACACCTTGGTCACCGTCCACGGACCGGGGGACTGCGTAGGTGCCATGACCTTGATCCGGGGACGCGCGTCCCCTGTATGCGAGGCACAGGAAGAAACGCTGGCCTATACACTTCCGCGCCAGCTTCTGCTGGATCTGTGCCGCAGTAACCTGCCCTTTGAACGGTATTTCACCGCATCGGTCAGCGAACGTCTTCTGGCTCGTGCCGAAGCCCGGACTAACAGGGGCATGGCTGCCTTTATGGTTGCCAAGGTCGGTGATGCCTACCTGCATCCACCCGTTTTTGCCGATGGCGCAACGGGGCTGCGCGATGCCGCACTGATGATGAAGAAAAACCACGCCACCAGCCTGTTGGTAAAACACGCAGATGGTCGCATTGGCATTCTGTCCGGCAGCGATATCCGCGAAGCGGTTCTGATTGAACAGAAACTATTGGATACACCGGTCGAACAATGCGCAAGCTTCGGAACAATCACCGTCCGTGCCGATGACTTCCTGTTCAATGCCCAGGTCATAATGACTAAGCACGGTGTGCGCCGGCTGCCTGTCCTTCATGACGGCCATGTTATCGGTGTCTTGGAATTAATCGATCTGCTTGGCTACATGTCCAGTCATTCCCATCTGGTTGCCATTCAGATCGAGCGAGCTGACTCTGTTGATACCCTAGACAAGGCCGCTCGGTCATTTGATCCCCTGTTAAGGGGATTGCATGGCTCAGGGGTCAAGGTTCGCTTTATTGCTGAAATGGTATCGGACCTTTCGCGCAAGCTGCAAAGACGCCTTTTCCAGTTTCTGGCCGAGCCGGAACTTGGGGAAAAAAGCTGCCTGATTGTGATGGGATCAGAAGGACGTGGCGAACAAATGGCCCGGACCGACCAAGACAATGCCCTAATTGTCGAGGACAGCATTGATCCGGATACACTGGAATCCCTGTGTCAGCGCTTTACCGAAGGCATGATCCAGTTTGGATGGCCACCCTGCCCCGGCAACATCATGGTCTCCAATCCCCAATGGCGGAAAACCTGTTCCGCCTTCCGCGACAACCTATTCCAGTGGATAGATCAACCCAACGAACAAAGCTTCATCAACCTAGCCGCATTCTTGGATGCACAACCGGTTGCCGGGTCCCCGTTGTTGCTGCACAGCCTGAAAGAAGACCTTTTCAGCCGTGTCAGCGACAGCGACATGTTCATCAGCCATTTTGCACGACCTGTATTGTGGTTTGATACCCCCGGGGGCGGTCTGTGGAACACCCTGCTACAAGGAGGCAGTCGCAGCGAGCCCCTAGATATCAAGAAGGCCGGAATCTTTCCCGTTATACATGGCGTCAGGGCACTCGCCCTGCAGGGACGGATCATGGAAACTAATACCTTTGACCGCATTGATACCCTGCGGGACACCGGAAGACTTGACCGTGACTTGGCCGATGAACTGGTAGAGGCCCTGCAGTTCATGATGGAGCTCCGCCTTGGAACCAGCATTAGCCATAAAGGTACGGATATCGCAGGCACAGACACCCTGATCAATCCTAGGACCCTTGGCAAGCTGCAGTACGATGCCCTGCGGGATTCCCTGGCGATTGTACGCCGTTTCCGCAATCACCTGGTGACGCGCCTGCGTCTGGATGCATTCTAG
- a CDS encoding 3'-5' exonuclease, translating into MFSLLSHAWNRRCLKDLSWRFLFGPEHPDEVVCFDCETTGLDREKDDIISLAAVRIRGNRILTSRSLELFIRPGRAINRDAIRIHHLRETDVAGGFAPQEAMARFLHFIGTRPLVGYYLEFDIALVNRLLKPWLGIRLPNRRIEVSSLYYDREIARHDPLWRGHVDLRFDTMMQTLDLPRLKAHNALDDAVMTALMYVKLHSKPVRKHGERS; encoded by the coding sequence GTGTTCTCGCTGCTCAGCCATGCCTGGAATAGACGCTGCCTGAAAGATCTGTCGTGGCGCTTCCTATTCGGGCCAGAACACCCGGACGAAGTTGTCTGCTTTGATTGCGAAACAACCGGCCTAGATCGGGAAAAGGATGATATTATCTCGCTGGCTGCGGTCCGAATTCGCGGAAACCGGATCCTGACCAGCCGAAGCTTGGAACTGTTCATTCGCCCGGGTCGGGCCATAAACCGCGATGCCATCCGCATCCACCATCTGCGTGAAACCGATGTGGCCGGTGGCTTTGCCCCACAGGAGGCCATGGCGCGCTTCCTGCATTTTATCGGCACACGCCCGCTGGTCGGTTATTACTTGGAGTTTGACATTGCGCTGGTAAACCGCCTGCTGAAACCATGGCTGGGGATTCGCCTGCCAAATCGTCGAATCGAGGTATCCTCTCTCTACTACGACAGAGAAATTGCACGGCACGATCCCCTGTGGAGGGGGCATGTTGACCTGCGCTTCGATACCATGATGCAGACACTGGACCTGCCACGCCTCAAGGCTCACAATGCCTTGGACGATGCCGTTATGACGGCCCTGATGTATGTGAAGCTTCACAGCAAACCAGTGCGGAAACACGGAGAACGATCATGA
- the pseB gene encoding UDP-N-acetylglucosamine 4,6-dehydratase (inverting), with amino-acid sequence MHDPVPIRRFDSPSPDLDGASILVTGGTGSFGQQFVRTVLDRYRPKRLVVFSRDELKQSEMAAVFSPDVHRCMRYFLGDVRDRMRLEFAMRGIDYVIHAAALKQVPAAEYNPIECIHTNIIGAENIVYAAIRAGVKKVVALSTDKAANPINLYGASKLASDKIFVAARHIAAGSPRFCVVRYGNVLGSRGSVVPFFLDLMAQGVDSLPVTDERMTRFWISLEQGVDFVLSSLALMQDSEVFVPKIPSARVVDIAQWMAPHLKLRTVGIRPGEKLHEAMIPLDDARSTLELPDRYILLPTPAHSDTPRREFGGSTPVDESFSYTSDKNNEWIDRDAFLAAVHSKFPDKRHLLPAS; translated from the coding sequence ATGCACGACCCAGTTCCCATCCGCCGGTTCGACTCTCCGTCACCCGATCTGGACGGCGCTTCCATTCTGGTAACCGGTGGAACCGGGTCTTTTGGCCAGCAGTTTGTGCGCACGGTTCTGGACCGCTACCGCCCCAAGCGCTTGGTTGTCTTCTCCCGCGATGAGCTGAAGCAAAGTGAAATGGCAGCTGTCTTCTCACCCGATGTACACCGCTGCATGCGTTATTTTCTGGGTGATGTGCGTGACCGCATGCGCCTAGAGTTTGCCATGCGCGGTATTGATTACGTCATTCACGCGGCAGCCCTTAAACAAGTCCCCGCAGCTGAATACAATCCGATAGAGTGCATCCATACCAACATCATAGGAGCCGAGAATATTGTGTACGCCGCTATCCGGGCTGGCGTAAAAAAAGTTGTCGCACTGTCTACTGACAAGGCTGCCAATCCCATCAACTTGTATGGGGCCAGCAAGCTGGCTTCTGACAAAATCTTTGTAGCCGCGCGCCATATTGCCGCTGGCTCTCCCCGCTTTTGCGTTGTCCGTTATGGCAACGTTCTGGGATCACGGGGCAGCGTAGTCCCTTTCTTCCTAGACTTGATGGCACAAGGCGTCGACAGCCTGCCCGTAACGGACGAGCGGATGACACGCTTCTGGATTTCCCTGGAACAAGGCGTGGATTTTGTTTTGTCCAGTCTGGCCCTGATGCAGGACAGCGAAGTCTTTGTTCCAAAAATTCCCAGCGCCCGCGTTGTTGATATTGCACAGTGGATGGCCCCTCACTTGAAACTGCGCACCGTTGGCATACGACCAGGCGAGAAGCTGCATGAAGCTATGATCCCCTTGGACGATGCACGATCGACGCTCGAACTGCCGGACCGCTATATTTTGCTGCCGACCCCTGCACACTCAGATACTCCGCGCCGGGAATTTGGCGGGTCAACCCCAGTTGATGAGTCCTTCTCGTATACATCAGATAAAAATAACGAGTGGATTGACCGAGACGCTTTTCTCGCTGCCGTTCACAGTAAATTTCCTGACAAACGTCATCTTCTTCCCGCATCCTAG
- a CDS encoding YgaP family membrane protein gives MKRNIGTIDRALRLIAGVALIGSALVGAIDVWGYVGVIPLLTAVFGYCPVYVLFGFQTCPLETEDTSQGNPPANA, from the coding sequence ATGAAACGCAACATAGGAACAATAGACCGGGCCCTGCGCCTGATTGCAGGCGTTGCACTGATTGGTTCAGCCCTTGTCGGGGCCATTGACGTGTGGGGCTATGTTGGAGTGATCCCGCTGCTGACCGCCGTGTTCGGCTACTGCCCGGTTTACGTCCTGTTCGGTTTCCAGACCTGCCCGCTTGAGACTGAGGACACCAGCCAAGGAAACCCGCCAGCCAACGCATAG
- a CDS encoding flagellin N-terminal helical domain-containing protein, translated as MADISLTASSRANLLSLQYTQSLVNRTQGRLSTGKAVSSVIDDALKYFQAKSLSDRSRDLSARKDSIDQGINALKVVVETTERLEQLANQMRGIVNSSRTATKEQRQEFTSQLGSLAWQIQKLIDDTSYQGQNLLNSSAAKLTVYFSEKADSKLEINGLNFNASRLFRTTINGVLSMNVSKAGLGITVLQRLGFTAALSVYDLSVAPNLASYNNFADKVTNRLERTIDNVRAKAASFGGAVAILQVRLDFTKNYTNILSEGSDKLVLADLNEEGANLLALQTRQQLGIQALSFAGQSEQSVLQLFR; from the coding sequence ATGGCTGACATCTCCCTTACTGCCTCCAGCCGGGCGAACCTGTTGTCACTGCAGTATACGCAGTCTTTGGTCAATCGTACCCAAGGGCGTCTGTCAACAGGCAAGGCCGTGTCTTCGGTTATCGATGATGCCCTGAAATACTTTCAGGCCAAATCACTCAGTGACCGTTCCCGCGATCTCTCTGCGCGCAAGGACTCGATTGACCAAGGGATCAACGCCCTGAAGGTGGTGGTCGAGACAACCGAGCGACTTGAGCAGCTGGCTAACCAGATGCGCGGTATTGTCAACAGTTCGCGTACGGCGACCAAGGAACAGCGGCAGGAATTCACGTCGCAGCTTGGCTCGCTGGCCTGGCAGATCCAGAAGCTGATTGATGATACGTCCTACCAAGGCCAGAATCTGCTGAATTCCTCAGCGGCCAAGCTGACAGTTTATTTCTCTGAGAAAGCGGACTCAAAGCTGGAGATCAACGGCCTGAACTTCAACGCTTCGCGCTTGTTCCGCACGACGATTAATGGCGTGTTGAGTATGAATGTTTCAAAGGCGGGCTTGGGGATTACTGTTCTCCAACGCCTCGGATTTACGGCAGCTCTTTCAGTCTATGATCTTTCGGTTGCACCAAATCTGGCCAGCTATAACAACTTTGCCGACAAGGTTACCAACCGGTTGGAACGCACAATCGACAACGTGCGCGCCAAGGCGGCATCCTTCGGGGGTGCGGTGGCTATCCTCCAGGTACGTCTGGACTTTACCAAGAACTATACAAACATCCTGTCTGAAGGGTCTGACAAGCTTGTTCTTGCCGACCTGAACGAGGAAGGCGCAAACCTTTTGGCCCTGCAGACCCGGCAGCAGCTGGGGATTCAGGCGCTGTCGTTCGCCGGTCAGTCCGAACAGTCGGTGCTGCAGCTCTTCAGGTAG
- a CDS encoding DUF485 domain-containing protein has protein sequence MSSTVYEKVRSNPKFHDLCTRRTRFAWILSVIMLAIYFGFIAVIAFSPSLFGIPISDKGVTTVGIPIGIGVIVSAFVLTGIYVARANSEYDDLTRQIVEESR, from the coding sequence GTGTCCAGCACAGTGTACGAGAAAGTTCGATCCAATCCAAAATTTCACGATCTCTGCACACGGCGCACCCGTTTTGCATGGATTCTTTCGGTAATCATGCTGGCCATATACTTCGGCTTTATTGCTGTTATTGCCTTCTCTCCATCCCTGTTCGGGATTCCCATTTCGGATAAAGGCGTTACAACAGTCGGGATTCCCATAGGAATTGGTGTTATCGTGTCCGCCTTTGTCCTGACAGGGATCTATGTTGCCCGAGCCAATAGCGAATACGATGACCTGACCCGCCAGATTGTGGAGGAATCCCGCTGA
- a CDS encoding DMT family transporter, translating to MRPVDIFLALLVQVLWGLNFVAVKTGLADFPPILLVTLRFGLVALLVVPFLRIPLNALRDVILLSFTLGTLHFALLFIGMADISAGTTGILLQLGVPFSALLGVIVYREKLGPWRIGGLVVAFSGAALLAGEPNVPALAPALLLIISAFAWAVSNLMVKKTITVNPIALSGWMSLFAFPQTALWSWLTEEGQIQAITSAGYQTWIALLYTAVASSIIAYGLWYWLLHRYPVSHVVPFSLLNPVVGMTVGVLLLGEDVTAWKVGGALLTLTGVGTILWRQALHANRKTEEIRTDPLPSVSPETKPSS from the coding sequence GTGCGCCCTGTTGACATCTTTCTTGCCCTGTTGGTTCAGGTTTTGTGGGGCCTGAACTTTGTTGCCGTCAAAACCGGACTTGCAGACTTCCCCCCCATCCTTCTGGTCACGCTGCGCTTTGGCCTAGTCGCCCTTCTGGTCGTTCCTTTTCTGCGTATCCCGCTGAATGCGTTGCGTGATGTTATCCTGCTTTCCTTCACACTGGGCACACTCCACTTTGCCCTGCTGTTTATCGGCATGGCGGATATAAGCGCCGGAACAACCGGTATCCTGCTCCAGTTGGGTGTTCCATTTTCTGCCCTTCTTGGTGTCATTGTGTACCGCGAAAAGCTTGGTCCCTGGCGTATAGGAGGGTTGGTTGTTGCTTTCTCCGGCGCAGCCCTTCTGGCCGGCGAACCCAATGTCCCCGCGCTTGCTCCAGCCTTGTTGCTGATCATCTCGGCTTTTGCGTGGGCGGTATCCAACCTGATGGTCAAGAAAACTATTACCGTTAACCCGATTGCCCTGTCCGGCTGGATGAGCCTGTTTGCCTTCCCGCAAACCGCCCTATGGTCCTGGTTGACCGAGGAAGGGCAGATACAAGCCATCACATCTGCCGGATACCAAACTTGGATTGCCCTTCTTTATACAGCGGTCGCGTCATCGATTATCGCATATGGCCTGTGGTACTGGCTGTTGCATCGATACCCGGTCAGCCATGTTGTCCCCTTCTCCCTGCTTAATCCCGTTGTCGGGATGACTGTTGGTGTCCTGCTACTTGGAGAGGATGTAACCGCGTGGAAGGTTGGTGGTGCCCTCCTTACCCTTACGGGTGTCGGGACCATCTTGTGGAGACAAGCCCTGCACGCAAACCGGAAAACGGAAGAAATCCGCACAGACCCTCTCCCGTCTGTCTCCCCGGAAACAAAACCATCCTCATAA
- a CDS encoding DMT family transporter: protein MSVYWGVLFVAVVTEVMWALSLKAVQQEPGVMTLGSCLLLTVLNIGLLSFVMRGIPIGTAYAVWTGLGAVGVVAAGIILHQDPLTVRRIVFTALIVCGVIGLKLES, encoded by the coding sequence ATGTCTGTTTACTGGGGTGTCTTGTTTGTGGCGGTTGTTACCGAGGTGATGTGGGCACTCAGCCTTAAGGCCGTTCAGCAGGAACCTGGGGTTATGACGCTTGGAAGCTGTCTGCTTCTGACGGTTCTGAATATCGGGCTTTTGTCCTTTGTCATGAGGGGAATCCCGATCGGGACGGCCTATGCAGTCTGGACCGGGTTAGGGGCTGTCGGGGTTGTTGCCGCCGGAATCATCCTGCACCAAGACCCGCTGACGGTCCGGCGGATTGTCTTTACCGCACTGATTGTCTGCGGAGTCATAGGCTTGAAACTGGAATCCTGA
- a CDS encoding cation acetate symporter has translation MLHRSGFSLLLACPLVLAASAALGAGSVDGAVQKQATNWTAIAMFLAFVAATLGITYWAAKRTKSAKDFYAAGGGITGFQNGLAIAGDYMSAASFLGIAGLVFTSGFDGLIYSIGFLVGWPIILFLVAERLRNLGKYTFADVASFRLQQTPVRSMAASGTLVVVILYLIAQMVGAGKLIQLLFGLDYSLAVAVVGILMVAYVMFGGMLATTWVQIIKAVLLLSGATFMAVMVLATVGFSPEEMFARAVANSPKGKALMAPGGLVADPIDAISLGIALMFGTAGLPHILMRFFTVSDAKEARKSVFYATGFIGYFYILTFIIGFGAIVLVLGHPEFMAADGKGIKGGSNMAAIHLAAAVGGDVFLGFISAVAFATILAVVAGLTLSGASAVSHDLYASVFRDGKAEEADEIRVSKITTLCLGVIAILLGIAFESQNIAFMVGLAFSVAASANFPVLFLSMFWKGLTTKGAFYGGFSGLICATVLVVLGPPVWKTVLGHPAAIFPYSNPAIISMPLAFLVAWIMSKMDASATAAAEMEAFEDQYVRSQTGLGAEGASKH, from the coding sequence ATGTTGCATCGTTCCGGCTTTTCCCTCCTGCTTGCCTGCCCCCTTGTTCTGGCTGCATCCGCAGCCTTGGGGGCTGGGTCCGTTGACGGTGCTGTCCAGAAACAAGCGACCAACTGGACCGCAATTGCCATGTTTCTTGCCTTTGTTGCAGCGACACTCGGTATTACATACTGGGCAGCCAAACGCACAAAGTCGGCTAAGGATTTCTATGCTGCAGGAGGAGGTATCACCGGCTTCCAAAATGGTCTGGCCATTGCCGGTGACTACATGTCCGCAGCCTCGTTCTTGGGGATTGCAGGCTTGGTGTTTACATCGGGCTTTGATGGCCTGATCTACTCGATCGGCTTCCTTGTCGGATGGCCGATCATCCTGTTTCTGGTGGCTGAACGCCTGCGCAACTTGGGTAAATACACCTTTGCCGATGTCGCATCGTTCCGGCTCCAGCAAACACCGGTCCGGTCCATGGCCGCATCCGGAACATTGGTTGTTGTCATCCTGTACCTAATTGCCCAGATGGTCGGAGCCGGCAAGCTGATCCAGCTGCTTTTTGGTCTGGACTACAGCCTTGCCGTCGCTGTGGTTGGCATTCTGATGGTGGCCTACGTCATGTTCGGCGGCATGCTGGCCACAACGTGGGTCCAGATCATCAAGGCTGTCTTGCTGTTGTCAGGGGCAACCTTCATGGCCGTCATGGTGCTCGCCACCGTTGGATTTTCACCGGAAGAAATGTTCGCGCGCGCTGTGGCTAACAGCCCAAAGGGCAAAGCGCTGATGGCCCCCGGTGGTCTGGTCGCCGACCCGATTGATGCCATATCGCTGGGCATTGCCCTGATGTTCGGAACTGCGGGGCTGCCCCACATCCTCATGCGATTCTTTACTGTCTCGGATGCCAAGGAAGCCCGCAAATCCGTGTTCTATGCGACCGGATTCATCGGTTACTTCTACATTCTGACCTTCATCATCGGGTTCGGGGCCATCGTTTTGGTTCTTGGGCATCCGGAGTTCATGGCCGCAGACGGAAAAGGGATCAAGGGCGGATCGAACATGGCCGCCATTCATCTGGCCGCTGCGGTCGGGGGGGATGTCTTCTTGGGCTTTATCTCTGCGGTTGCCTTTGCCACAATCTTGGCCGTTGTCGCCGGGTTGACCCTGTCTGGTGCCTCGGCCGTTTCCCATGATCTGTATGCTTCGGTCTTCCGCGACGGGAAAGCCGAGGAAGCGGACGAGATCAGGGTGTCCAAGATCACGACCCTGTGCCTGGGAGTTATTGCAATCCTGCTGGGCATTGCCTTCGAAAGCCAAAATATAGCTTTCATGGTTGGCTTGGCGTTTTCGGTTGCGGCATCCGCCAATTTCCCGGTTCTCTTCCTGTCGATGTTCTGGAAAGGGTTAACGACAAAAGGGGCCTTTTATGGCGGCTTCTCCGGGCTGATATGCGCCACGGTTCTTGTTGTGCTGGGCCCACCGGTCTGGAAAACGGTTCTGGGACATCCTGCTGCCATTTTCCCGTACAGCAACCCGGCCATCATTTCCATGCCTCTGGCGTTCTTGGTCGCATGGATTATGTCGAAGATGGACGCTTCCGCTACGGCCGCAGCCGAAATGGAGGCCTTTGAAGACCAGTATGTCCGTTCACAAACCGGCTTGGGCGCAGAGGGGGCGTCCAAGCACTAG
- a CDS encoding prolyl-tRNA synthetase associated domain-containing protein: protein MTSFISRAELFTFLDHLGIKTTTREHAPVFTVEDGAECWADIPGVHCKNLFLRDAGRQNWLLVAPVQRRIDLKTLPDRIGSKRLSFGSADRLWATLGVRPGSVTPFALLNDRQEQSVRVVLDAWMMQQPLLNFHPLENTATTTIAASDLRRFLKSCGHVVSLAVLDPQAVNRVSAPACDTI, encoded by the coding sequence ATGACATCTTTTATATCCCGGGCGGAGCTGTTTACCTTTCTGGACCACCTTGGAATCAAGACTACCACCCGGGAGCATGCCCCGGTTTTTACCGTGGAGGATGGGGCTGAGTGCTGGGCTGATATCCCCGGCGTGCATTGCAAGAACCTGTTTCTGCGGGATGCCGGTCGTCAGAACTGGCTTTTGGTTGCCCCAGTACAGCGCCGGATTGATCTAAAGACCTTGCCTGATCGCATTGGGTCAAAGCGGCTGTCCTTTGGTTCAGCGGATCGCTTGTGGGCAACCCTTGGGGTGCGCCCGGGGTCGGTTACGCCGTTTGCCCTTCTCAATGATCGTCAGGAGCAATCCGTGCGTGTGGTTCTGGATGCCTGGATGATGCAGCAACCCCTGCTGAACTTTCATCCCCTAGAGAATACGGCAACAACGACCATTGCTGCATCGGATCTGCGTCGTTTTCTGAAGTCCTGCGGACACGTGGTGTCGTTGGCTGTGCTGGATCCGCAGGCCGTTAACCGCGTCAGCGCGCCGGCCTGCGATACGATCTAG